Below is a genomic region from Corallococcus macrosporus.
GGCGGCGTGCCCGCGGGGCCCCAGCGATCCGCGCTCTGGCGAAGGAGCGTCTCCACCCGCTCCTGCTGCGTGCGCATGAAGGGGTCCAGGTTGAAAGCGGCCATCGGCGTCAGGGCTCCTTCGCCACGTCGGCGGGGATGAGTTGGCGGATGCGCTTGACGAGCGCGTCCAGCTCCAGCGGCTTCACGAAGTAGTCGGCCGCGCCGACCTCCATGCCTCGCCGCTTGTCCTCCGGGTCTCCCCGCCCGCTGATGAAGATGATGGGGATGTCCCGGAACTGCTTGTTCTGCTTCACGGCCTGACACAGCTCGAAGCCGTTGATCCAGGACATGTTCACGTCCAGGAGGATGGCGTGCGGGCGGTGCAGCTCCAGCGACGCGACCAGGCGCAGGCCGTTGGCCGCGGACATGACCTCGAACCCCTCGGCCCCCAGGGCCTCGGCGAGCAGCTCGCGCGTGTCTCGGTCGTCATCGACAATCGTAATCTTCGGCTTCGACATGCCCGGCCTCCGCCCTTCCCCTGATGCCTAGAACGGGACATCGTCCTCCGGTGGCGGACGCGCCTGCGTGGCCGTCCGGGGGGCTGCCTGGGGAGCGGGCCGGGCCGCCACCGCCAGCGGCGCGACGACCTCCTGGCCATCCTCGTCCACCAGCAGCTGCTCGATGCGCTGCTCGGCCTCCGTGAGCAGCTTCTCACCCCGGCGGACGAGGCGGATGCCCTCCTCGAACGCCTTGAGCGACTCTTCCAGTGACAGGTCGCCGCTTTCCAGCCGCGCCACCGTCTCTTCCAGGCGCGACACCACGTCCCCGTACTGCTCCGGGGCGGGCTCCACCTTGGGGTTCTTGTCCGACTTCGCCACGGCCATCCACCTCCCCGAGCGGGGCGCGGAATGTAGAGGGTGGCCCGCTAGCAGTCCACCGGGCCTTTCAGGCTGGTAACGGTCGCTTCGATTTCTTCACACCCGCCCAGCGTTTTCGCCCCATGGGCCGCCAGCTTGATGCCCAGCACGTCCCCCACGGCCACGTCCGCCATGGACCGCACCACCACGCCGTCCCGCTGGCGGAACGTCACCGCGTAGCCGCGCGACATCACCTTCAGGGGGCTCAGGGCGTCCAACCGGCCCCCCAGCCGCCCGAAGTGTGTCTGCGCGGACGACAGCATGCCCCGCTGCAGCTCCAGGAGCCGCGCTCGGGCCTGCGCCACCTTCGCCCGCTCGGCGGCCACCCGCGCCGTGGGCGAGGCCCGCTCCAGCCCCAGCCGCGAGTCCGCCAGTTCCGTGCGCCGCCGGGACACGCCCGCGCGCGCCGCCTCCGACAGGCGCATGGCCAGCTTCAAGAGGTGCGCCCGCTGCTCCGACAGCCGCGTCTGGGGCCGCGCCCGCTGCAGCCGCTCCTGAAGCGCGCGCAGCGTCTCCCGGTCCTGACGCACGCGGGGGCGC
It encodes:
- a CDS encoding response regulator, with the protein product MSKPKITIVDDDRDTRELLAEALGAEGFEVMSAANGLRLVASLELHRPHAILLDVNMSWINGFELCQAVKQNKQFRDIPIIFISGRGDPEDKRRGMEVGAADYFVKPLELDALVKRIRQLIPADVAKEP
- the xseB gene encoding exodeoxyribonuclease VII small subunit; translation: MAVAKSDKNPKVEPAPEQYGDVVSRLEETVARLESGDLSLEESLKAFEEGIRLVRRGEKLLTEAEQRIEQLLVDEDGQEVVAPLAVAARPAPQAAPRTATQARPPPEDDVPF